A window of the Schlesneria paludicola DSM 18645 genome harbors these coding sequences:
- a CDS encoding efflux transporter outer membrane subunit: MADVSTHSSFVSPLRRFLVASILLAFVPQGCTTGVKRYFRQGLKVGPEYCEPSSPVAVDWIDGDDQRVATDRAEAAAWWTVFNDPVLNDLIQSVYCQNLSLRQAGFRILQARATRNIRAGNLFPQQQGMYGDYQHNAYSKNRANTGNIQHRFYNQYDAGFNMAWELDFWGRFRRGVEAADADLDASVDDFDDVLVTLIGETAATYVHIRTYQRALKLTKENFELQRKTYELAKARYEEGATSELDVDQAMANLSRTSSTIPELEIVLRESVLRLCTLNGTPPEDMLKQIGEGEIPVAPPQLCVGIPAELLERRPDIRRAERLCASQCALIGIAESELYPHLGVAGSIGYSSKGLNNFLASPSFMSTISPEFQWAILNYGRLKNGILQNEAKFKELIANYQQTVLLAQEEVEDGLILHIKSWQRAKDLDRAVAASKRSVEISLAQFEDGAVDFNRVVLVEQNLMQQQIEETSAQGNIALGMVKVYQALGGGWELGVDQTEELRCGKVRLRNPDGDIEGESEYDCQP, encoded by the coding sequence GTGGCTGACGTATCCACCCATTCGAGCTTCGTGTCTCCATTACGACGGTTCCTCGTCGCGTCAATCCTTTTGGCATTTGTTCCTCAGGGGTGCACGACGGGCGTAAAGCGTTATTTTCGGCAGGGGCTGAAGGTCGGGCCCGAATACTGCGAGCCCTCTTCACCCGTTGCGGTTGACTGGATTGACGGTGACGATCAACGCGTTGCCACCGACCGAGCGGAGGCGGCGGCATGGTGGACCGTTTTCAATGATCCCGTCCTCAATGATTTGATCCAATCGGTCTACTGTCAGAATCTCTCTTTGCGACAGGCTGGTTTTCGAATTCTGCAAGCACGTGCGACACGCAATATTCGCGCGGGGAATTTGTTTCCACAGCAGCAGGGCATGTATGGCGACTATCAACACAATGCCTATAGTAAGAATCGAGCCAATACGGGAAATATCCAACACCGCTTTTATAATCAGTATGACGCAGGCTTCAATATGGCCTGGGAGCTGGATTTCTGGGGCCGATTTCGTCGCGGGGTCGAAGCTGCAGATGCAGATCTCGACGCATCGGTCGACGACTTTGACGACGTGCTCGTGACATTAATTGGAGAAACGGCCGCAACCTATGTCCATATTCGAACCTACCAGCGAGCCCTGAAACTCACCAAGGAAAATTTCGAACTTCAGCGAAAGACCTACGAGTTGGCCAAAGCACGCTACGAGGAAGGGGCGACCAGCGAACTCGATGTCGATCAGGCGATGGCAAATCTCTCGCGGACGTCATCGACGATTCCAGAACTCGAAATCGTGCTGCGCGAAAGCGTTTTGCGACTATGCACCTTGAACGGCACTCCTCCCGAAGACATGCTGAAACAAATTGGGGAAGGTGAAATTCCGGTGGCTCCGCCGCAACTGTGCGTAGGAATCCCCGCCGAATTGCTGGAACGACGACCCGATATCCGTCGGGCAGAGCGTTTGTGTGCATCGCAGTGCGCACTGATCGGGATCGCCGAATCCGAACTGTATCCACACCTCGGTGTCGCAGGTTCGATTGGTTATTCGTCGAAAGGATTGAATAACTTTCTGGCATCCCCATCATTCATGTCGACGATCTCACCTGAGTTTCAATGGGCGATTTTGAATTACGGTCGATTGAAGAACGGTATTCTGCAGAATGAAGCGAAGTTCAAAGAGTTGATCGCCAATTACCAGCAAACTGTTTTACTCGCACAGGAAGAAGTTGAAGACGGACTGATTTTACACATCAAATCATGGCAGCGCGCCAAAGATCTTGATCGGGCCGTTGCAGCGTCGAAACGATCCGTCGAGATTTCCCTTGCACAGTTCGAAGACGGGGCGGTTGATTTCAACCGTGTCGTGCTGGTCGAGCAAAATCTGATGCAGCAACAGATTGAAGAAACCAGTGCCCAGGGAAATATCGCTTTGGGAATGGTGAAAGTCTATCAAGCACTCGGCGGCGGTTGGGAACTGGGTGTGGACCAGACGGAAGAACTTCGATGTGGAAAGGTTCGACTGCGCAATCCCGATGGCGATATCGAAGGTGAAAGCGAATATGATTGCCAACCGTGA
- a CDS encoding sulfotransferase family protein: protein MHTTNEVITIVSGLPRSGTSMMMRMLEAGGLPPLIDHIRIANEDNPAGYYEFEPVKRTKQDPSWLAKAPGHAVKMVYRLLYDLPATNHYRVLMMRREISEVLASQRTMLKREDLDDHVADEQMAAVFKAELARTDKWLALQPNFSVLNVDYNRIVLETGPVVAEIEAFLNVGLNLDDMCNVIDMGLYRNRRETSVTR from the coding sequence ATGCACACAACTAATGAGGTCATTACGATCGTAAGCGGGCTTCCTCGTTCCGGCACATCCATGATGATGCGAATGCTGGAAGCGGGGGGCCTTCCTCCGCTCATCGATCATATTCGCATCGCAAACGAAGATAATCCTGCGGGCTACTACGAATTCGAGCCCGTCAAACGAACCAAGCAGGATCCATCGTGGTTAGCGAAAGCGCCAGGGCACGCCGTCAAGATGGTTTATCGACTGCTGTACGATCTGCCTGCGACGAATCACTATCGAGTCTTGATGATGCGACGCGAGATCAGTGAAGTGCTTGCTTCACAGCGTACAATGCTCAAACGAGAAGATTTGGACGATCACGTTGCTGACGAGCAAATGGCCGCGGTGTTCAAAGCTGAGCTGGCCCGCACCGACAAATGGTTGGCACTACAGCCAAACTTTTCGGTGCTGAACGTCGATTACAATCGGATCGTGCTGGAGACGGGACCTGTTGTGGCGGAAATCGAAGCGTTTCTCAACGTGGGATTGAATCTGGACGACATGTGCAACGTCATCGATATGGGCTTGTATCGCAATCGTCGAGAGACGTCCGTGACTCGCTAG
- a CDS encoding DUF3748 domain-containing protein, with amino-acid sequence MWRRSDRCDESIAARCVGFLLVVLANHSTSGADYVNPIFGEERQITRGAGGRILTNTGVWSPDSQWLIYDVRSDPAGDKFDGARIEAVHVESGDVRVVYESQNGAKCGVATYHPHQPFVVFILGPEHPTADWRYGPNHRQGVVVDTRRPGVYSRLDARDLVAPPTPGALRGGSHVHVWDSDGDWVAFTYNDALTEPGLRDIGVAVPNQKVQVKPGHPRNHDADWFCTLVTQTVPNPRPGSDEIKRANEEGWIGNRGYVRADGTRQQRSIAFQGQVVTQAGLEVTEVFVVDLPDQLPVDVSKLNQLTGAGRLETLPGVSQRRLTRTADRRFPGLQGTRHWLRSAPDGSRIAFLMKDDTGVSQIWTVSPATGEMKQLTRNAFDISSAMSWSRNGRWIAHSMAGHVCLTDSRTGETRPITKQSAESDVEAELKPALPHPLGEVRKEASVISPDGLQIAFVRSKGDGDATTNQICVIDLDASLNGTDRHQ; translated from the coding sequence ATGTGGCGACGATCTGATCGGTGCGACGAATCGATCGCCGCGAGATGTGTGGGGTTCTTACTCGTGGTGCTGGCAAATCACTCGACCTCTGGTGCTGATTACGTGAATCCAATCTTTGGCGAAGAACGGCAGATAACACGCGGTGCCGGTGGACGCATTCTCACAAACACGGGGGTCTGGTCGCCCGACAGCCAGTGGCTGATTTATGACGTCCGCTCGGACCCCGCAGGAGACAAGTTCGACGGTGCACGCATTGAAGCGGTGCATGTCGAATCGGGGGATGTGCGAGTCGTCTACGAGTCTCAGAACGGAGCGAAGTGCGGGGTCGCAACGTATCATCCTCATCAACCGTTCGTCGTATTCATTCTGGGGCCCGAACATCCCACCGCTGACTGGAGGTACGGACCGAATCATCGACAGGGTGTTGTCGTGGATACTCGAAGACCGGGAGTGTATTCGCGACTGGATGCCCGAGATCTCGTTGCGCCGCCGACTCCCGGTGCCCTGCGCGGGGGAAGCCATGTTCACGTCTGGGACTCGGACGGAGACTGGGTCGCCTTCACATATAATGACGCCCTGACGGAACCCGGACTACGCGACATTGGTGTGGCGGTCCCGAATCAGAAGGTGCAGGTCAAACCAGGACACCCGCGGAATCATGACGCCGACTGGTTCTGTACCCTGGTCACTCAGACTGTTCCCAACCCACGTCCTGGCTCGGACGAAATCAAACGAGCCAACGAGGAAGGCTGGATTGGAAACCGCGGCTACGTTCGCGCCGACGGGACACGCCAGCAGCGCTCCATCGCGTTCCAGGGCCAGGTCGTCACGCAAGCCGGGCTGGAGGTGACGGAAGTCTTTGTGGTCGACCTTCCCGATCAACTGCCCGTCGATGTCTCGAAGCTCAATCAACTCACCGGGGCAGGACGTCTAGAAACACTGCCAGGGGTGAGTCAGCGCCGTTTAACGCGAACGGCCGATCGTCGTTTTCCGGGGCTTCAAGGGACTCGACACTGGTTGCGCAGCGCACCGGACGGTTCTCGAATTGCCTTCCTGATGAAAGATGACACGGGTGTTTCGCAGATCTGGACGGTCTCCCCCGCAACGGGTGAGATGAAACAACTGACACGAAATGCCTTTGACATCAGCTCTGCCATGTCCTGGAGCCGTAATGGTCGTTGGATCGCCCACAGTATGGCAGGCCATGTCTGCCTGACAGATTCGCGAACAGGAGAAACGCGTCCGATAACCAAGCAATCCGCAGAGTCGGATGTGGAAGCCGAACTCAAGCCTGCATTGCCGCATCCTTTGGGCGAAGTTCGAAAAGAGGCCAGCGTCATTTCCCCCGATGGTTTGCAGATCGCCTTCGTGCGATCAAAGGGAGACGGCGATGCGACGACAAACCAAATCTGCGTGATTGACCTCGATGCGTCCCTGAACGGAACGGATCGACATCAATAG
- a CDS encoding enoyl-CoA hydratase, which produces MAYEQILYDVSERIATLTLNRPDRLNAWTPVMESEVFEALKQADCDPGVRVIILTGAGRGFCAGADLQSLDAVSTGGDVLTQLKAQLAAGPGELSQPDVRADFRKTYSYFPAISKPIIGALNGPTVGLGFAISLYCDLRFASDQAKFSTAFSRRGLIAEHGISWMLPRLIGMANALDLLYSARLIDSAEALRMGLISRVMPQSEFLAEVRSYARELADKVSPRSLRVMKRQVYEAQFQTLEVAIDVANEEMLKSFQCDDFKEGVAHFVNKRPPNFTGN; this is translated from the coding sequence ATGGCATACGAACAGATTCTGTACGACGTGTCGGAACGGATTGCCACGCTCACCCTGAACCGGCCCGATCGGTTGAACGCGTGGACTCCGGTCATGGAGTCGGAGGTCTTTGAAGCGCTCAAGCAGGCGGATTGCGATCCCGGCGTACGCGTCATCATTCTGACCGGCGCAGGTCGCGGATTCTGTGCGGGCGCCGACCTGCAGAGTCTTGACGCCGTCTCAACAGGTGGTGACGTCTTGACGCAGCTGAAGGCGCAGCTCGCGGCGGGGCCGGGCGAGTTGTCTCAGCCAGACGTTCGTGCGGATTTTCGAAAGACGTACTCGTACTTCCCAGCAATTTCGAAGCCGATCATCGGGGCACTCAACGGGCCAACAGTCGGCTTGGGGTTTGCCATTTCGCTTTACTGTGACCTGCGATTTGCATCCGACCAGGCGAAGTTCAGCACGGCATTCTCACGTCGCGGGCTGATTGCAGAGCACGGTATCAGTTGGATGCTGCCGCGGTTGATCGGCATGGCAAACGCCCTGGATCTTCTCTACTCCGCGCGACTTATTGACTCGGCAGAAGCTCTTCGGATGGGTTTGATCAGCCGAGTGATGCCTCAATCTGAATTCCTGGCCGAAGTCCGCAGCTACGCGCGCGAACTGGCGGATAAGGTCTCGCCGCGGTCACTGCGTGTGATGAAACGACAGGTTTACGAAGCGCAGTTTCAGACATTGGAGGTCGCGATTGATGTCGCGAATGAGGAGATGCTGAAAAGCTTTCAGTGTGACGACTTCAAAGAAGGCGTGGCGCACTTTGTGAACAAACGACCACCGAACTTCACGGGAAATTGA
- the groL gene encoding chaperonin GroEL (60 kDa chaperone family; promotes refolding of misfolded polypeptides especially under stressful conditions; forms two stacked rings of heptamers to form a barrel-shaped 14mer; ends can be capped by GroES; misfolded proteins enter the barrel where they are refolded when GroES binds), translating into MAKLISFDEEARKSLLEGVSKLSRAVKSTLGPRGRNAVLDKGWGSPKVTKDGVTVAQDIDLEDKFQNMGVQLVKEAASKTGDVAGDGTTTATVLAEAIYKNGLRFVASGSDPMALSRGVQKAVDAVTEELKKLAKSVNASDKKAVAEVASIAGNNDPEVGKILSEALMKVGKDGVITVEEGRQIATEVELVEGMQFERGYLSPHFVTDQDSQTVELDNCRVLIYEEKISSAKSLVPLLEKTSKAGVPLLIIAEDVEGEALATLVVNKMRGILKVAAVKAPGYGDRRKAMLEDIAVLTNGKAVFKDLGLKLENVELSDLGVAKKIRIDAENTTVVQGAGKKAEIEGRAALIRAEIAKTDSEYDREKLQERLAKLAGGVAQISVGAHTETEMKERKDLIDDALAATRAAIEEGIVPGGGVALLRCLGAVEKLKLAGDEQHGVTLVKSVLEMPLRTIAENAGLDGAVVANNVKKSKEKSYGYDALNERYGDMFDFGVVDPTKVVRSALQNAASVACLLLTTDSIVVEAPKPKEDDHHHDDHHDGGGMGGMGMGGMGGMGMGGMGGMGGMGGF; encoded by the coding sequence GTGGCCAAGCTGATCAGTTTTGATGAAGAGGCTCGTAAGAGTCTGTTGGAAGGCGTTTCGAAGTTGTCGCGCGCCGTGAAGAGCACGCTCGGCCCTCGCGGTCGTAACGCGGTTCTCGATAAAGGGTGGGGTTCGCCCAAGGTGACGAAGGACGGCGTAACCGTTGCACAAGACATTGATCTGGAAGACAAGTTCCAGAACATGGGCGTGCAATTGGTGAAAGAAGCGGCGTCGAAAACCGGCGATGTAGCTGGCGACGGCACCACGACGGCGACGGTGCTGGCCGAAGCGATCTATAAGAATGGCTTGCGATTCGTCGCCAGTGGCTCGGACCCAATGGCACTCAGCCGGGGTGTTCAGAAGGCGGTTGACGCCGTCACCGAAGAGCTAAAGAAGCTTGCCAAGTCTGTGAATGCCAGCGACAAGAAGGCCGTGGCAGAAGTCGCGAGCATCGCTGGAAACAATGATCCAGAAGTGGGCAAGATCCTTTCTGAAGCGTTGATGAAGGTTGGCAAAGACGGCGTCATCACCGTCGAAGAAGGCCGCCAGATCGCCACGGAAGTGGAATTGGTCGAAGGGATGCAGTTCGAGCGGGGTTATCTCTCGCCGCATTTCGTCACCGATCAAGACAGCCAGACGGTTGAGCTGGATAACTGCCGTGTTCTGATTTACGAGGAAAAAATCAGCAGCGCCAAGTCGCTGGTTCCATTGCTCGAAAAGACCTCGAAGGCCGGCGTGCCCTTGCTGATCATCGCCGAAGACGTCGAAGGCGAAGCCTTGGCGACGCTCGTGGTCAACAAGATGCGCGGGATTCTGAAGGTCGCCGCCGTGAAGGCTCCTGGTTACGGCGATCGCCGTAAGGCCATGCTCGAAGACATCGCCGTGCTGACAAACGGTAAGGCCGTCTTCAAGGACCTGGGGCTGAAGCTTGAAAACGTCGAACTGAGCGACCTGGGTGTCGCAAAGAAGATTCGTATCGACGCCGAGAACACCACGGTGGTTCAAGGGGCCGGTAAGAAGGCGGAAATCGAAGGTCGTGCTGCGTTGATTCGCGCCGAAATCGCGAAGACCGACAGCGAATACGATCGCGAAAAGCTCCAAGAACGTCTCGCGAAGCTCGCGGGCGGCGTTGCTCAGATCAGTGTCGGTGCTCACACCGAAACCGAAATGAAGGAACGCAAGGATCTGATCGACGATGCGTTGGCCGCAACGCGTGCTGCCATCGAAGAAGGGATCGTTCCCGGCGGTGGTGTGGCACTGTTGCGATGTCTGGGCGCCGTCGAAAAGCTGAAGCTGGCTGGCGACGAACAACACGGCGTGACGCTGGTGAAGAGCGTGCTTGAGATGCCGCTGCGAACCATCGCTGAAAACGCCGGTCTGGATGGTGCTGTGGTGGCGAACAACGTGAAGAAGTCGAAGGAAAAGTCCTACGGCTATGACGCGTTGAACGAACGCTATGGCGACATGTTTGACTTCGGCGTTGTAGACCCAACGAAGGTTGTGCGTTCCGCACTGCAGAATGCCGCCAGCGTGGCCTGCCTGCTCCTGACGACCGATTCGATCGTTGTTGAAGCTCCAAAGCCGAAAGAAGACGACCACCACCACGACGACCATCACGATGGCGGCGGTATGGGTGGAATGGGAATGGGTGGCATGGGCGGAATGGGCATGGGAGGCATGGGCGGAATGGGTGGCATGGGCGGCTTCTAA
- the groES gene encoding co-chaperone GroES: MKLKPLDDRVVVEPLTAEEKTAGGIVLPDTAKEKPQRGKVIAVGPGRLLDSGERSPIAVAIGDEVLFAKYGGTEIEVDKKDIKILRESDILAKVIA; encoded by the coding sequence ATGAAATTGAAGCCTTTGGATGATCGTGTTGTTGTCGAACCGCTGACCGCCGAAGAAAAGACCGCTGGCGGCATCGTGCTGCCAGATACCGCCAAGGAAAAGCCCCAGCGCGGAAAGGTGATCGCCGTCGGTCCCGGTCGGTTGCTCGACAGTGGTGAACGATCACCAATCGCCGTCGCGATTGGCGATGAAGTCCTGTTCGCGAAGTACGGCGGGACCGAAATCGAAGTCGACAAGAAGGATATCAAGATCCTGCGCGAGTCGGACATTCTCGCCAAGGTGATCGCCTGA
- the groL gene encoding chaperonin GroEL (60 kDa chaperone family; promotes refolding of misfolded polypeptides especially under stressful conditions; forms two stacked rings of heptamers to form a barrel-shaped 14mer; ends can be capped by GroES; misfolded proteins enter the barrel where they are refolded when GroES binds) yields MAKQLLFEDRARIKLLHGVETLAKAVAVTMGPTGRNVIIDKSFGNPVVTKDGVTVSKEVELEDPYENMGAKLVNEVASKTSDVAGDGTTTATVLARSIYSEGLRSLTLGANPTVVRKGIEKAVDAAIAFVEKMAKPVEKKEEIAQIGSISANNDRVVGDLIADAMEKVGRDGVITVEEGKGNTTTLELAEGLQFDKGYISPYFVNSPESMQCVLEDCYILLFEKKISSLREFVPLLEKVAQRSKPLLVVAEDVDSEALTALVVNKLRGVLNICAVKAPGFGDRRKAMMGDMAVQTGGTLISEDLGIKLEAVELSQLGRAKKVEVTKDTCTIIDGAGDKEQIKARVDQIRRQIEATESEYDREKFQERLAKMTGGVAIISVGAATEAEMKQTKARMEDALHATRAAVEEGILPGGGVALLRAITAVNEVKAKGDEKIGVHIIAKALEGPIRQIVANCGLDGSVIADEVRGMPTNTGYDANAGKYVDMYKAGIIDPAKVVKSALRNASSIAGLMLTTQVLVTRSEDTDGKAKSKVEGSVR; encoded by the coding sequence GTGGCTAAGCAACTGTTGTTTGAAGATCGTGCACGCATCAAGTTGTTGCATGGCGTGGAAACGCTGGCAAAGGCTGTTGCCGTGACGATGGGTCCAACTGGACGTAACGTCATCATCGACAAATCGTTCGGCAACCCCGTCGTTACCAAGGACGGCGTCACGGTTTCGAAAGAAGTCGAACTCGAAGACCCATACGAGAACATGGGCGCGAAGCTCGTCAACGAAGTCGCTTCGAAGACCAGCGACGTCGCCGGCGACGGGACGACAACCGCAACGGTTCTTGCTCGATCGATTTACAGCGAAGGGCTTCGCAGCCTGACACTCGGTGCAAATCCCACCGTGGTCCGCAAGGGAATCGAAAAGGCCGTCGATGCGGCGATCGCGTTCGTCGAAAAGATGGCGAAGCCTGTCGAAAAGAAGGAAGAGATCGCTCAGATCGGTTCGATCTCGGCCAACAACGACCGCGTCGTGGGCGACTTGATCGCGGATGCGATGGAAAAGGTCGGCCGTGATGGCGTGATCACCGTTGAAGAAGGTAAGGGAAACACCACGACGCTCGAACTGGCCGAAGGGCTTCAGTTCGATAAGGGTTACATCTCCCCCTACTTCGTCAACAGCCCGGAATCGATGCAGTGCGTCCTGGAAGACTGCTACATCCTGCTGTTCGAAAAGAAGATCTCCAGCCTGCGTGAATTCGTTCCGCTGCTCGAGAAGGTGGCCCAGCGCAGCAAGCCGTTGCTCGTCGTCGCAGAAGACGTTGACAGCGAAGCATTGACGGCACTGGTCGTCAACAAGTTGCGTGGCGTCCTCAACATTTGTGCCGTAAAGGCACCTGGCTTCGGCGATCGCCGCAAGGCCATGATGGGTGATATGGCCGTGCAGACGGGCGGCACGCTGATTTCCGAAGACCTCGGAATCAAGCTGGAAGCCGTGGAACTGTCACAACTTGGCCGCGCCAAGAAAGTGGAAGTCACCAAGGACACCTGCACGATCATCGACGGCGCTGGCGACAAAGAGCAGATTAAGGCTCGTGTTGATCAGATTCGTCGACAGATCGAAGCGACCGAGAGTGAATACGATCGCGAAAAGTTCCAGGAACGATTGGCCAAGATGACCGGCGGTGTCGCCATCATTTCGGTCGGAGCGGCCACGGAAGCAGAAATGAAGCAGACGAAGGCCCGCATGGAAGACGCATTGCATGCGACCCGTGCCGCCGTCGAAGAAGGGATTCTGCCCGGTGGTGGTGTTGCATTGCTGCGAGCCATCACCGCGGTCAATGAAGTCAAGGCGAAGGGCGACGAGAAGATCGGCGTTCACATCATCGCCAAGGCTCTAGAAGGCCCGATTCGACAGATCGTCGCAAACTGCGGTCTGGACGGCAGCGTGATCGCGGACGAAGTCCGCGGCATGCCGACGAACACGGGTTATGATGCCAATGCCGGCAAGTACGTCGATATGTACAAGGCCGGGATCATCGATCCCGCAAAGGTTGTGAAGAGTGCACTTCGCAACGCATCGTCGATCGCTGGCCTGATGCTGACCACTCAGGTTCTCGTGACACGTAGCGAAGATACCGATGGTAAGGCAAAGTCCAAGGTCGAAGGTTCGGTTCGATAA
- the dnaJ gene encoding molecular chaperone DnaJ, producing MATKRDFYEVLGVAKSASDDEIKRAYRKLAGKYHPDRNPGDASAVTAFKEAAEAFDILSNPDKRARYDRFGHAGVEMGAGGGGGFQDVGDIFEAFGDMFGDIFGGGGRRQGGGPRPRKGDSLQTSLTIELLDAAVGCTREIEIEKHVSCVTCNGSGAKPGTQPVKCDYCDGRGQVIQSQGFFRVQTTCPSCRGRGTSIREKCPDCRGQRVISQSSKLEVKVPAGIDNGMQLVLRGEGEVGESGGPPGDLYVDIRVKTHPLFNRDGRNLMCDVPITFAQAALGTQLDIPILTGKHNITVPPGTQPGEVFRLKSQGMPDPHGGPRGDLLVQFHVEVPKKLNKKQEELLRQLAELDDKQVSPQRKTFFDSLKTFFSKDEEAE from the coding sequence ATGGCGACCAAGCGTGATTTTTATGAAGTTCTGGGTGTTGCCAAGTCGGCGTCGGACGACGAGATCAAGCGCGCCTATCGTAAGCTTGCCGGAAAGTACCATCCGGATCGAAACCCAGGTGATGCGTCCGCGGTGACGGCATTCAAAGAGGCCGCCGAAGCGTTCGATATCCTGAGCAACCCCGACAAGCGAGCCCGCTACGATCGATTCGGCCATGCCGGCGTCGAAATGGGGGCCGGTGGCGGAGGTGGTTTTCAGGACGTCGGAGATATCTTCGAAGCCTTCGGAGACATGTTTGGCGACATTTTCGGCGGCGGTGGGCGCCGCCAGGGCGGTGGTCCGCGGCCACGAAAAGGCGACAGCCTTCAGACGTCGCTGACCATCGAACTTTTGGACGCCGCCGTCGGTTGCACCCGAGAGATCGAAATCGAAAAGCATGTCTCGTGCGTCACCTGCAATGGCTCAGGAGCCAAGCCGGGGACGCAACCGGTCAAATGCGACTACTGCGATGGCCGAGGGCAGGTCATTCAATCGCAGGGCTTTTTTCGCGTTCAGACGACCTGTCCGTCATGTCGCGGACGCGGAACGTCAATCCGAGAGAAGTGCCCTGATTGCCGTGGCCAACGTGTGATCAGCCAGTCCAGCAAGCTGGAAGTGAAAGTCCCCGCCGGAATTGATAACGGAATGCAACTGGTGCTTCGCGGTGAGGGCGAAGTCGGCGAAAGTGGCGGTCCACCGGGAGATCTTTACGTCGACATTCGCGTGAAGACGCATCCGTTGTTCAACCGCGATGGACGCAACTTGATGTGTGACGTGCCGATCACGTTTGCTCAAGCCGCTCTCGGAACCCAGCTCGATATTCCAATTCTGACGGGAAAACACAACATTACGGTTCCGCCCGGAACCCAACCGGGCGAAGTCTTTCGGCTGAAAAGCCAGGGAATGCCCGATCCCCACGGCGGACCACGCGGTGATCTGCTCGTTCAGTTTCATGTTGAAGTGCCTAAGAAACTCAACAAGAAGCAGGAAGAACTGCTGCGGCAGCTCGCGGAACTGGATGACAAGCAGGTTTCACCGCAGCGTAAGACGTTTTTTGACTCATTGAAAACATTCTTTTCCAAGGACGAAGAGGCGGAATGA
- a CDS encoding nucleotide exchange factor GrpE, protein MTEPKDETTPADASAPATLKEQLQAANEERDQFKDKWARAMADLENFRKRVYREMDDERKYQAAPILKSLLPVFDGLDRAIFAASQAKNFDDLLNGVQLTLKQWESILAGHGAKPITAVGQPFDPNLHEAISQVPSADHPPMTVLNDVERGYTLHDRVIRPSKVVVSAAPPTE, encoded by the coding sequence ATGACCGAACCCAAAGACGAAACCACCCCCGCTGATGCCTCTGCCCCCGCCACGCTCAAAGAGCAACTGCAGGCGGCCAATGAAGAGCGTGATCAGTTCAAGGATAAGTGGGCCCGCGCCATGGCGGATCTCGAGAACTTCCGCAAACGCGTTTATCGTGAGATGGACGACGAGCGCAAGTACCAGGCCGCACCGATTCTGAAATCGCTATTGCCAGTTTTCGACGGCCTCGACCGTGCCATCTTTGCGGCATCGCAGGCGAAGAACTTTGATGACCTTCTGAATGGCGTGCAATTGACGCTCAAGCAGTGGGAATCGATTCTGGCGGGCCATGGAGCAAAGCCGATCACTGCGGTTGGACAACCATTCGATCCGAACCTTCACGAAGCGATCAGTCAGGTTCCGTCAGCCGACCATCCACCGATGACCGTCCTGAACGATGTTGAGCGTGGATATACGTTGCATGACCGCGTGATTCGGCCAAGTAAGGTTGTGGTCTCTGCGGCCCCGCCGACTGAGTAG